One stretch of Clupea harengus chromosome 2, Ch_v2.0.2, whole genome shotgun sequence DNA includes these proteins:
- the LOC116223451 gene encoding E3 ubiquitin-protein ligase TRIM69-like has translation MEADDITVLQCTLQDPERVSGALINVAKHLGNLKFRVWEKMQEIVQYTPVTLDPNTAHPDLILSEDLTSVRDSDEWQQLPDNPERFDEKASVLGSEGFNSGTHCWDVEVGENTWWVVGVMTESLQRKGDYTSMSGWWYVGYDDDEYGAYSPPQPSTRLTVKQKLQRIRVQLDWDRRKLSFSDPDNNTHLHTVTHTFTERVLPYFNVTCNLSPLRMLPVRASSSMNSQGHCSGVRHE, from the exons atggaagctgatgacatcacagtcCTGCAG tgcacactgcaggatccagagagggtttcaggagctctgatcaatgtggcaaaacacctgggcaacctgaagttcagagtctgggagaagatgcaggagattgtCCAATACA ctcctgtgactctggatcccaacactgcacacccagatctcatcctgtctgaggatctgaccagtgtgagagaCAGCGATGAGtggcagcagcttcctgataacccagagagatttgatgagaAGGccagtgtcctgggctctgagggctttaactcagggactcactgctgggatgtggaggttggagagaacacatggtGGGTTGTTggtgtgatgacagagtctctccagaggaagggagactaTACCTCCATGAGTGGATGGTGGTATGTgggttatgatgatgatgaatatggAGCATATTCTCCACCACAGCCCTCCACTcgcctcacagtgaagcagaaactccagaggatcagagtgcagctggactgggacagaagaaaactgtcattctctgaccctgataataacacacatctacacactgtcacacacactttcactgagagagtgttaCCATACTTTAATGTTACCTgtaatctctctcctctgaggatgttaccagtgagagcttca TCGTCCATGAATTCTCAGGGCCACTGTTCTGGGGTCAGACATGAGTGA